CGTATTAGCAATGAGCATTTACAAGTATTCGCTGAACAAAGCTTAGTCGCACAGACAGATGACAGTTATGCCTTGATGTTTACTCCTGAGCAAGAGCTGGCCAACTATTTTGGCACCCCTTATATTGATGCGGCCCTCAAAAAGCTACGTTGCCCTTATACGCTTATTACTGGCAAGCCCACGCTATTTATTAATGATAAAGTCAGAAAACAGTGGCAAAAATTTGTCCCTGCTGAGCGCATTATCTCTTTGCCCGATTACGGCCACTTGCTACCCATGGAAGCGCCTATAGAATGTGCTCGTCTTATCTTAAATGGCTGTGACCAGTATGATAATAGTAAAGGCGCTCAAGCTCAAAAGAGTAAAACAGCGGCGCACAATGAGATAAAGTCGAACTAATGGACGATTTATTTGCGCCCCATCCTACTGAGAATTTATTGCCTTATGATGGCCAGCTTTACGATTTAGGGCGGATAGATTTGCAACAGTTAGTCGATAGCTGTAGCTGTAGCTGTAACTCTGATTGTAATTATAGCGATGACCACCTATACCAAAGGCTATTAACGACCCTACCCTGGCAGTCTGATATCGTCACTTTATTTGGTAAGACGCATATTACTAAGCGGCAAATTGTTTGGATGGGTGATGAGGGTTTGAGCTATCGCTACGCTGGGCATACCCGACAGGCCACAGGTTGGCATCCTATAGTATTTCATGTGAAACAAATTATCGAAGACAAAATACGCGCTCTAAACCTTGATGTGGTTGATGCGGCTGATATGGTTAGCACTAATGGCCAAGATCATATCACTCAAGACCATCGCCCCTATTTTAATGCTTGTTTGCTTAATTACTATCCTTCAGGTGATGAGGGTATGGGCTATCATGCCGATGATGAAAAAGAGCTCGGCACCCAGCCTTTAATTGCCTCTTTATCTTTGGGGGCAACTCGTAAGATGCTGTTTAAGCATAAACCAGTTACAGGTGAAGAGAGGCAAGATAAAGTGGAGCTGTATCTTACCTCCGGACAGATTATCTTGATGGCAGGCGTTACTCAGCAGCATTGGAAGCACAGTATCACTAAAACTAAAAAGGTCAATGAAGGCCGTATCAGCCTCACTTTTCGGCGTATGATTACAGCTTAACAAAACTCGCCATTTTAGATAGTACAAGTTTAGATAGTACAAGTTTAGATAGCACAGGTTTGGATGACTATAATTGAAATCACTATAATTGAGATCACTATAATTGAGATCACTATAATTGAGATCCATCTAATGGATGACCAGCCCTAGTTTTACCGTCGTTTATACTGCCGTATTAACCGCTACACTAAAACAACGAGGGTCAATAAGGCTAACAAGGTAATAATAGGGCATGTACAGCACCCACGCACAAAAGGTAAAAGTATGCAGCTGTAGTAATATACTGAAATTGGTCAGCATACCCTTTTTGCTGTTTTTATACAGAGGCTTCTAAGACGATTTTGCCAAAGGTACCACCTTTTTGTAGCTCAAGGTGAGCCGCAACGACTTCTGACAATGGATAGCTTTGCTGAATATGTAAGGTTAACTTGCCATCAGCGACTTGCTGTAGCACACGCGCCATATCTTCACCACTGCGCTGAGCAGCATAACCAGCCACAATTAGGTTTTTCTCATTGCCTGCACCTTTAAGCTTATCCACCCAAATGGTGGGTAACACATTAACCCGTCCACCTGATTTGAGGACACCAAGCGCACGTACACCTGCTTCATCACCGACTAAATCAAGTAATACGTCGGCTTGCAAGTCAGGGAATGCCTCGTCTTTAGTGTAGTCAATCCAACCGGCAAGCTGATTTTTGTCTATTAGATCAGCCAGTTTATGATATTTTTCTGGTGAGCAAATAACGGTTACTTTAATATCATCTTGCGCCACTTTTTCCATTAATAGCTGAATTAATAAATGACCGACCCCACCCGCTGGCGCATTCATCACCACGTGCTCGCCTTTTTTAATATCGGCAAACACTATAAACTGTAGCGCGGTTTGGCCAGCACAAGGTAGCGCAGCAGCTTGTTTTAGAGTCACTCCCTCTGGTACTTTAGCCAGTAGCTTGGCGTCTACCGCCACATATTCAGCATAACAACCGCCATCGAAGGTAAGGGCAGCAACTTTATCACCAACAGCGAACTGATCGCTATTACTGATGGCTACTTCACCGGCAACATCAAAGCCTAAAATGGCAGGCTCATTATGATCAAATTTATTTTTACGAATATTATCCGCGCCCCAGCCTTTGCCTTGGCGTGTTTTGTAGTCGACCGGATTGATACCTGCATAAGCTACCTTTATTAGTACTTGTCCTTCAGCAAGCTCTGGCATAGCAACACCGTCATGGTATTTCATAACTTCAGGCTCGCCAAATTCAAGAATAACGACCGCATGTTGACTGCTTGGTAGCTGCTGATTAAAAGCGTTAGACATAGTAATACATCCTTATATTTTATATATCGGGGTTATTTATTAAGCGTTATTGTTTGCTTTGCAGGCCTTTTAAATAGTTTCAATTATTTAAACGGGCTTTTTTCTTAAATAGACTTGAATAAATGGGTACCAGTAATGTATTTATGGCAAAGCCAACTCTGCACTAATAGGCAGATGATCTGATAGCGTAGACCACGGCTTGCCAGTATGCACCCAGGCATCCTTCACGATCAAATTGCGCACATAAATACGGTCTAAGCTCAGTACTGGTAACTTTGCTGGAAAGGTCGGTAGTAGTTTACCATGACAGGATTTAAATGCTTCTGTTAAGCCAAGGCTAGTTGCTAGCTTATCACAAGACATCTTCTTCCAGTCATTGAAATCACCGGCCAGAATCAGCGGTTGGTCAGGGGCAATCGCATTACGCACATAGTCACTAATTGCCTGATATTGCTTGATCCGGTCACGCTCAAACAGATTTAAATGCGCACACAATACCACTACTGGCATATCCCAGCCTATTGGTTGCACCTCACAATGCAAGACCCCACGTTGCTCCAACTTATTAACCGTGATATTGACGTTATGTTTGGGGTCTAATGGAAAGCGGCTAAGTACGGCATTACCATGATGACCGTTTTCGTATTCCGAGTTTTTACCGTAGCTGTTTTGTAGCTGTAAGAACTCACCGAACCATTCGTGCTGCGACTGGTCAGGATATTCGTTGTATTGTATGTTACGCCTAAGATTTTGCCCTTGCACTTCTTGTAGACACAATATATCTGCCCCCACTGCTTCCAACGCTTGGGCGATGCCTTGTATTTTTACTTGGCGGTTCAGTGGCGACATACCTTTGTGGATGTTATAGCTGGTCAGGACCAAAGAGGTTGTAGTATTCATATACTCAGTATTCATGGAATAAGGATTGGAGATAGTTATCATCATAATTTTAATAGAGTACTCATAAAAGTACTCATAAAAGTACTCATAAAAGTACTCATAAAAGAGCCATAACGACATTACCTAACGTTGGGCTTATGACTATCATAGACCATCATTGGCAAAACAATCAGGCTAACCAATAAAAAGTAACAAACCGTCACTACTAGAATTTTAATAACAAGCCGCTTGATCAAACGACCCCGTCTACTAATCCTATTAGATTATTATGTCTATCAAAAGAGTGAGAAATCAGACATTAAAACTAAGTCTCACTATTCGCCCCTGATTACTGATTGCCCTATGACTGCATTCTCAGCGATTTAATATTGCTATATACCGTCAATTGCTAGGTAAAACCAGCGTTTGCACCTATCCATACTAGCCGTAAGTTGTATCTAAATAATCAATAATATCTGCTGATTCATACATCTTAGCGTCAGTATTAGGGTCAATCAGGTAAGGAAACTGTAGCTTACCATCCATTACTTGATTCATGATGCGCTCGCGTTTACCCCCTTTAATAGGATGGTATTCGCCAAGATTTAAACGCATCCCAAAGCCGCCGATATCCTGTATTTGTTCGCGCGCAACATTGTGGTTGATATAACCTATTTCAAGCTCGCTTAATTTTTCGCGTACCAAACGGCAAAATGGACTGGCTTCGAAACCATATAACTGTAGCGGTTCTTTAGGTTTACCACGCGCTAAGTTCTTTTTCGGATGGTCCGCTTTAACACCACGCATCATCGAGGCAATACTAGTCGCTTTATTGCTCAAAGTGGCACTGTCTCCATTAGAGGCTCGATAGTTCTCAGGGGTAGTGCCTTTTTTAGAGTAATGGGTAAATAGATGATCAATGATGACTTGTGAGTCTGGTATTTTATCACCAGTATTTTCATCGATTAAAAATGGTACTTGCGCTTTACCCGCCAATTCTTTAAGTTCGTCACGATAGACATGACCTTTATGCGGGCTGGGACGGCTTTCATAATCAAGGTTTAAGTGAGTCATCACTTCACGTACTCGGCGAGAATGAGGGCAGGCTTCATGCTCGTACAAGATTAACGATTGCTCCGGCTGCATCGGTGTTGCTGTACCCATATTGCCTCGTCCACCTCGTAGTAACGTCGAAGTAGTAGCTTGTAGACTTTTTAGTTTATGTCCGATCATATTATTTGAAAAACCCATCATCAGTGTCCTTATTGTCATAACTGTTGTTTGTAATTGCGACTCAAGGCTATTATTTGCATTTTTTATATTATTAGCATTCAAGTGATGTATGTTTAGTAGCGCTGATTGCTATTGATTTTAGTACCGCCTATTTATTCTCAGTGGTATCTGCTAAAAATTATTTTTGGACTATTTTTAGACTGACCAATATAAAAGGGCATTGACTCTCAACGAACCAATGCCCTCATGACGTGCTTAATGCTTACTGCTTATTCGTTACCAATCATTAATAACGAGTAACTAACGCAATAGGTTGGTCTTCGCCCATAATGTCTTTAGGCATGAATACCGCTTTGCCACCATTATGAATCACATGTTCGATAATTTCGCCAATGGCATCATCGGTTACGCCCTCTGTGGCAGTGTCATCCGCCATGATCAAGGTCTGCGCTGTTTCGTCAATCTTGGCAGGTTGCATATAACCGCGACGAACGTATAAAGTCTCGCCAGCACCTTGATAAGCAGCACGGTAAACTTCTTGCAGGTCAGTGCGTAACATCTGAGCACCACGGGCTTTGTCAATTTCGCTCAATGCCGCTTCATGTAGTGACGTACGATATTTTTCTACCGCTTCTTGCACGCCATCAATAATATGTTGGGCGTTGCCTTCTTCAAGTTCAGTCAGGTTCGAAACAGTAGCGATGATATTATCTGGACGGTCGCATACATCTTGATAATAGCTAATATTACGCGCATCACCGACGATCACTAACGGCATTTTGTGTTCGCCCCACAGTTCTTGTACACTTTTGTCAACACGGTTAAAGAACTCTTTTAGATAACTGTTCTCGTTGTCTGCTGAACGATCTGAACCGCCATCACCAGTCGTGTATAAGCTATTATTTTCGATAGGGAATGGGATACTTTCCATATGGTTTTGGCTATTAGAATCTTTGTCCATTTCAACCACGACACGGTCGTTCGACGCTTCAATTAAGCGGGCCTTATCACGAGTAAGCACCACAGTATAATAATGCACGGCACTGGCCATATCACGTACTAGGTCACGAGTAGCGAAACGATCTGAAATTACCACACGCTCTACAGTATCGATAGGCATACGAACAATTTGCACATCGTCAGTACTTGCAAAAACAGCTAAAGTATCGAGGTTATAATTATGATTTAACTCTTTAATTTCAGCATGAATTTTATCTAAGATGGTGGTCGCAGTACGTTTATCATATTCTTTAATTAAGCGTTCTTCGGCTACTTTTAGCTGATTTTTTAGCGCAATAGGATCTTTTTCATTTTCAGGATGTTCACGGTGAGTCTTCACAAAGATACTTACCGCTGGATTGGCTTTGGTTTCACGTAAACTTTTTAGAGTTGCTTTCATAAATAGTTCTCCATATTTTATTGTTTTTGAGACTTAATCATATTTGATTACTAACATGATAAGTTAGCTTTATTAAATATTTATTATTTACTTTTTTTGCTAGGGATTAAGATGATAATAGAATTAACCTCCTAAATTAATAACGGCCTGTTATTAATGTAACACTCATCAGCGTAATATTCTCAGTAATATAATATTTATATTCCACTGCGTTCATCCTACCAATTTCACCCTGCTGGCTGTAGGGTTAGTTTGCAAGCAAATGATGACACTTTGTAAGCAAGTTAGTCAATATTGGGTATTTATAAATTCATTTGCTTAGGCTTCTGCTATTCAGGCAGAATACTTAGGCAGGTTATGACTTGTACAACTTAAAAACTAGGATTTGAAAGTATAAGTACTAGAGAATCTCAGTAGTTAGGCGTTGAGTACTTGAGAGTATAGATAATATGTATGTGCAGTAGGCCTAGGCTTGCATTCTTACCCCTCTATACCCATCTTTTAAGTAGCCATTAATATTTAGACCATTCTTAGCAATCTGCAGCCACGACCTACAAAATTTTAATTATAAATAACACCATTTATTAATATTGGATCTCTTTATGACTACTCTTAATTCGGATTTGCACCTTGTTGACTTTGCCGCTACTAATCCAAGCGATCTACAGACGCAAGTAACCACGGCTATTGATCAGGCTAATACCTTTTTAGATGAGCTGGCATCGATAACGAATAATGATGAAGGTGCTGTTGGCATCAGCGCCAAGCAGGCACTAGCGGATGTCATGGCCTTTGATCATATCAATCTGGCATTGGATCGCAGTTGGGGTATTTTGTCGCATCTTAATGGCGTAATGAGCAATGATGATATTCGTCATGTGCATCATGAGCTGCTGCCGAAGCTATCTGCTTATGGCACTCGGGTCGGGCAACATCAACCCCTATTTACTCGTTATCAAGCCATTATTAATGATAAGGCATTTTTAGCGCAGCTGGAACCTGCTCGGGCGCGGGCGTTTGAACTGGCTCTACAAAGCTTTGAGTTATCAGGGGTGGCGTTACCAAAATCTGAGCAAGATACGTTTGCCGCTATTCAAAGCCAGCTATCGACCTTGTCTGCGACATTCTCAGACCATATTTTGGATGCCACCCAAGCTTATGTGCTACCTATTGAACAACCACAGTTGGCAGGCTTGACTGACGGTGGTTTAGCGCTATTAGCCGATGCTGGTGCCCAATATAAAGTACGCGAGTTGGCCAATGGCTCACTTTCGCAAGCTGAGAGTGATGCCCTGCCTACCCCTTATTATGTGGCTACCTTAAATATCCCTGTTTATCTAGCAGTCATGACTCATGCAAATGATCGCAGTTTACGCGAAACGTTATACCGTGCTTATGTCACTCGTGCCTCGGAATTTGATAATCATACTAATAGCAAAGGTGAATCACTAAATAATGCTGACATCATGAGTCAAATCATGCAACTGCGCGAGCAAAAAGCCCAATTACTAGGCTTTACTAATTACGCTGAGGTGTCTTTATCCACTAAGATGGCAGACAATGTACCGGAAGTTGAAACCTTTTTACGCAGTCTAGCGGCGCAAGCAACACCAACTGCCAAACAAGACTTAACACAACTACAAGAATGCGCACGCGATTATGACATCACAGACTTGCAACCGTGGGATAGCGCCTATATTGCCGAAAAGGTCAAACAAAATAAGTTCAGCTTATCGCAAGAAGAGATTCGTCCCTACTTTCCATTACCAAAAGTCATTGATGGTTTATTTGCCATTGTTAAGCGCCTATACGGTATTACAGTGCGTGAACAAAGTGCTTCTAACACTAGTGAAACTGTCGTATCACGCTGGCATGACGATGTGCGTTTTTACCAGTTGTTTGATGAAAAAGACACCTTGATTGGTGGTTTTTACTTTGATTTATTTGCTCGCAGTGGTAAGCGTGGCGGCGCATGGATGAGTGGTTTTCAGTCCCGTTATAGTCATGAGGAGCTGAACCATCATCAGCTACCGGTCTGTTTCATGGTCGGCAACTTTACCCCAGCGCTTGACAGTAAACCAAGCTTGCTCACCCATGATGAAGTGTTGACCTTATTTCATGAGTTTGGTCATGGTCTGCATCATTTATTAACCCAGGTTACTGTTGGTGATGTCGCCGGTGTCAATGGCGTAGAGTGGGATGCAGTCGAGCTACCCAGTCAGTTTATGGAAAACTGGGCGTGGGATGCTGAAGGCATTGCACTCATCAGTAGTCATGTAGAGACCGGTGAGCCATTACCCAAAGACAAGCTTGACGCCTTATTAGCGGCCAAAAACTTCCAAAGTGGTATGCAGACTCTGCGTCAGATAGAATTTTCACTTTTTGACTTACTGATTCACGCGCACACGCCAGCTTTAGATTATGACGGTATTCTCGCGACTTTAGATAATGTGCGCAGTGATATTGCTATTATGGAAACCCCTGACTACAACCGTTTTACTAATGGCTTCAGTCATATCTTTGCCGGTGGTTATGCAGCGGGATACTATTCTTACAAATGGGCGGAGCTACTATCTGCAGATGCCTTTAGTAAGTTTGAAGAAGAAGGCATCTTTAATCCTATAACGGGTAAAGCTTTCCGTGACACTATTTTATCCGTGGGTGGCAGCTTACCCGCTAAGACTAACTTTGAGAACTTTCGTGGTCGTAGTGCTAGTATTGATGCCTTATTACGCCATAGTGGCTTTAGTAACGCGACTCAAAATGAGGCGGCTAATACGCAGATCAAACGCGAGGTCAGCTAATGCGTTATAAGTCTCCGCGCCCAAAACGGCAGTTTTTAGCAGGGGTTCGCTGCCCTAAATGTGAAGCGGCAGATGCGGTAGTGCAAGTCAATATCGTGACACCTGAGCCTGATGAATATATTGAATGTACCCAATGTGGGCATACAGAACATCGTCCTGACCCTGATGAAATTAGTGCCAAAAACCATGCAGAAGACCAGCTTGCGCGTGATGTCATGGCGACCGGCACAAGCGGTACTGTGAAATTTAAAATCTAAAGTTTCCAGACAGAATACTTAAGATCAAAACCTGAGTTCTTATGTTGACCCTTAAATAATATTTAAGACATTAGCCTATCAATAGATAGGCTTTTTGTTATAGATAGGTTTTTTATTTTGGATTTTAAGGTCTTAGACTGTTTTTTATACCACTTACTGTCACGAGATATCTATAGTCAATGAAAAGTAATATCGATACATAACCTACTGCTGGTATAAGCTTTTCTTACTTGCTGTGCCTACGCAGACGGAGGCTGTAAAAAGCTTATACCAGCAGTACCGTAGTGTTTTTGAGGTATTTTAACTATATTATGGCAGCTCTACAGTTCACTCATGCCCCCATAAAGTATCCCACTTTAGATATCAGCTTGTAAATTATTAACATGTCTCAGTTGTTTTTAAATGACGGATCATACTCAAATTTTAAGCCCATAAAAAAACCGCCTTGAGCACTAATAATAAGTGATTCAAAGCGGTTCTTTTTATTGAGGCGACATTCTAGTGCTACATTAGTAGAATAGTCACTTAGCTCTGTTCAATGCCTTTCATAGTCAATTTAATGCGACCACGGTTATCAACGTCTTGGACAAATACTTTAACGACTTGACCTTCTTTGAGATAATCAGACACATTCTCTACGCGCTCTTCTGCGATTTGAGAGATATGGACTAGGCCATCAGTATTTGGTAGGACGTTAACGAAAGCACCGAAGTCAACGATACGAGCAACCGTACCTTCATAGATTTTACCTACTTCGACTTCTGCAGTTAAGGCTTCGATTTTACTAATAGCGGCTTTGGTCGCGGCTTTATTTTCACCAAAGATACGAATCGTGCCGCCGTCATCAATATCGATAACCGCGCCTGTTTCTTCGGTTAGCTGACGAATGGTTGCGCCGCCTTTACCAATAACTTCACGAATTTTATCTGGGTTGATTTCAATCACTGCATAGTTAGGCGCATGTGCGTTGATTTCAGTACGGCTTGCGGGCAGTACTTTATTCATCGCATCTAAGATATGGATACGACCAGCATGGGCTTGTTTGAGCGCTTGCTCCATGATGTCTGGGGTAATGCCTTCAATTTTAATGTCCATCTGTAGCGCAGTGATACCGTCTTTAGAGCCAGCAACTTTAAAGTCCATGTCGCCAAGATGATCTTCATCACCTAAAATGTCAGACAATACGGCAAAGCGCTCGCCTTCTTTAACCAGACCCATCGCGATACCAGCAACGGGTGCTTTCATTGGTACACCAGCGTCCATCAATGCCAAGCTGGCACCACAAACAGAGGCCATAGAAGATGAACCATTTGACTCAGTGATCTCTGATACCACACGGATAACATACGGGAAGCGTTCGCTATCAGGAAGCATCGCTTGTACACCGCGGCGCGCTAAGCGACCATGACCGATTTCGCGACGTTTAGGAATACCTTCACGGCCGGTTTCGCCGACTGAGAAATGCGGGAAGTTGTAATGCAACATGAAATGGTCACGAATAGTACCACCTAGCGAGTCAATCATATTGACATCACGGCTGTTGCCAAGGGTAGTGGTCACTAATGCTTGGGTTTCACCACGAGTAAATAACGCTGAACCATGGGTAAATGGTAACACGCCTACTTGTACATCAAGGGCACGTACCGTATCAAGGTCACGACCATCAATACGTGGTTTGCCAGACAAGATGCTGTCACGAACCGTACGATATTTTAGCTCGTTATAGATTTCTTTTAGCTCAGATACATTGTTGCTATAAGCTTCTGACTCTGAATCACCTGCTAGTGTTCCGATAGCCGCTTGCTTAATATCATCCAACTTAGTGTAACGTTCTTGCTTGTCAGTAATGGTATAAGCGTCAGCAACTTGTACACCGAACTGCTCTTTCATAGCACTTTCAAGCGCTTGGTCGTGCTTAGGAGCAGTAAACTGTTGCTTAGCAGTACCTACTTCTGCTGCTAATGAGGCAATATTATCAATAACAATTTGCTGTTGCTCATGGCCATATAGTACAGCGCCTAGCATTTGGTCTTCTGATAGCTCTTTGGCTTCAGACTCTACCATCAATACTGCCGATTTTGTACCAGCGACGATTAAGTCCAGATCACTCTCTTTAAGTTGCTCAAGCGTTGGGTTTAGAACGTATTCACCGTTAATAAAGCCAACACGTGCACCGGCAACAGGGCCGTTAAAAGGCGCGTCAGAGATAGATAACGCTGCTGAAGCGCCAATCAATGCGGCGATATCTGCAGATTGAGTTTTATCTGATGACACTACTGTAGCTGTGATCTGAACCTCGTTCAAATAGCCTTCAGGAAATAACGGACGAATTGGACGGTCAATGAGACGCGAGGTTAGGGTTTCAAACTCGCTAGCGCGGCCTTCGCGTTTGCCGTAAGCCCCTGGAATCTTACCAGCAGCATACATTTTTTCTTGATAGTTAACCGTCAATGGAAAAAAGTTTTGCCCAGCTTTTGCTTCAGACTTAACGACTGCTGCTACTAATACAGTAACGCCGCCCATGTGAACTAAAATAGAGTTGGCTTGGCGAGCAATACGACCAGTCTCAATGATAACTTGCTGGTTGCCATATTGGAATTCACGTTTAATGGTGTTGAACATTGTCGGATTTGTCATATAATTTTCCTAATGT
The sequence above is a segment of the Psychrobacter sp. PL19 genome. Coding sequences within it:
- a CDS encoding alpha-ketoglutarate-dependent dioxygenase AlkB family protein; protein product: MDDLFAPHPTENLLPYDGQLYDLGRIDLQQLVDSCSCSCNSDCNYSDDHLYQRLLTTLPWQSDIVTLFGKTHITKRQIVWMGDEGLSYRYAGHTRQATGWHPIVFHVKQIIEDKIRALNLDVVDAADMVSTNGQDHITQDHRPYFNACLLNYYPSGDEGMGYHADDEKELGTQPLIASLSLGATRKMLFKHKPVTGEERQDKVELYLTSGQIILMAGVTQQHWKHSITKTKKVNEGRISLTFRRMITA
- a CDS encoding NADP-dependent oxidoreductase: MSNAFNQQLPSSQHAVVILEFGEPEVMKYHDGVAMPELAEGQVLIKVAYAGINPVDYKTRQGKGWGADNIRKNKFDHNEPAILGFDVAGEVAISNSDQFAVGDKVAALTFDGGCYAEYVAVDAKLLAKVPEGVTLKQAAALPCAGQTALQFIVFADIKKGEHVVMNAPAGGVGHLLIQLLMEKVAQDDIKVTVICSPEKYHKLADLIDKNQLAGWIDYTKDEAFPDLQADVLLDLVGDEAGVRALGVLKSGGRVNVLPTIWVDKLKGAGNEKNLIVAGYAAQRSGEDMARVLQQVADGKLTLHIQQSYPLSEVVAAHLELQKGGTFGKIVLEASV
- a CDS encoding endonuclease/exonuclease/phosphatase family protein; this encodes MNTTTSLVLTSYNIHKGMSPLNRQVKIQGIAQALEAVGADILCLQEVQGQNLRRNIQYNEYPDQSQHEWFGEFLQLQNSYGKNSEYENGHHGNAVLSRFPLDPKHNVNITVNKLEQRGVLHCEVQPIGWDMPVVVLCAHLNLFERDRIKQYQAISDYVRNAIAPDQPLILAGDFNDWKKMSCDKLATSLGLTEAFKSCHGKLLPTFPAKLPVLSLDRIYVRNLIVKDAWVHTGKPWSTLSDHLPISAELALP
- a CDS encoding glutathione S-transferase N-terminal domain-containing protein, which encodes MIGHKLKSLQATTSTLLRGGRGNMGTATPMQPEQSLILYEHEACPHSRRVREVMTHLNLDYESRPSPHKGHVYRDELKELAGKAQVPFLIDENTGDKIPDSQVIIDHLFTHYSKKGTTPENYRASNGDSATLSNKATSIASMMRGVKADHPKKNLARGKPKEPLQLYGFEASPFCRLVREKLSELEIGYINHNVAREQIQDIGGFGMRLNLGEYHPIKGGKRERIMNQVMDGKLQFPYLIDPNTDAKMYESADIIDYLDTTYG
- a CDS encoding AOC03_06830 family ribosome hibernation factor; its protein translation is MKATLKSLRETKANPAVSIFVKTHREHPENEKDPIALKNQLKVAEERLIKEYDKRTATTILDKIHAEIKELNHNYNLDTLAVFASTDDVQIVRMPIDTVERVVISDRFATRDLVRDMASAVHYYTVVLTRDKARLIEASNDRVVVEMDKDSNSQNHMESIPFPIENNSLYTTGDGGSDRSADNENSYLKEFFNRVDKSVQELWGEHKMPLVIVGDARNISYYQDVCDRPDNIIATVSNLTELEEGNAQHIIDGVQEAVEKYRTSLHEAALSEIDKARGAQMLRTDLQEVYRAAYQGAGETLYVRRGYMQPAKIDETAQTLIMADDTATEGVTDDAIGEIIEHVIHNGGKAVFMPKDIMGEDQPIALVTRY
- a CDS encoding M3 family metallopeptidase, with protein sequence MTTLNSDLHLVDFAATNPSDLQTQVTTAIDQANTFLDELASITNNDEGAVGISAKQALADVMAFDHINLALDRSWGILSHLNGVMSNDDIRHVHHELLPKLSAYGTRVGQHQPLFTRYQAIINDKAFLAQLEPARARAFELALQSFELSGVALPKSEQDTFAAIQSQLSTLSATFSDHILDATQAYVLPIEQPQLAGLTDGGLALLADAGAQYKVRELANGSLSQAESDALPTPYYVATLNIPVYLAVMTHANDRSLRETLYRAYVTRASEFDNHTNSKGESLNNADIMSQIMQLREQKAQLLGFTNYAEVSLSTKMADNVPEVETFLRSLAAQATPTAKQDLTQLQECARDYDITDLQPWDSAYIAEKVKQNKFSLSQEEIRPYFPLPKVIDGLFAIVKRLYGITVREQSASNTSETVVSRWHDDVRFYQLFDEKDTLIGGFYFDLFARSGKRGGAWMSGFQSRYSHEELNHHQLPVCFMVGNFTPALDSKPSLLTHDEVLTLFHEFGHGLHHLLTQVTVGDVAGVNGVEWDAVELPSQFMENWAWDAEGIALISSHVETGEPLPKDKLDALLAAKNFQSGMQTLRQIEFSLFDLLIHAHTPALDYDGILATLDNVRSDIAIMETPDYNRFTNGFSHIFAGGYAAGYYSYKWAELLSADAFSKFEEEGIFNPITGKAFRDTILSVGGSLPAKTNFENFRGRSASIDALLRHSGFSNATQNEAANTQIKREVS
- a CDS encoding YheV family putative metal-binding protein — encoded protein: MRYKSPRPKRQFLAGVRCPKCEAADAVVQVNIVTPEPDEYIECTQCGHTEHRPDPDEISAKNHAEDQLARDVMATGTSGTVKFKI
- the pnp gene encoding polyribonucleotide nucleotidyltransferase, with amino-acid sequence MFNTIKREFQYGNQQVIIETGRIARQANSILVHMGGVTVLVAAVVKSEAKAGQNFFPLTVNYQEKMYAAGKIPGAYGKREGRASEFETLTSRLIDRPIRPLFPEGYLNEVQITATVVSSDKTQSADIAALIGASAALSISDAPFNGPVAGARVGFINGEYVLNPTLEQLKESDLDLIVAGTKSAVLMVESEAKELSEDQMLGAVLYGHEQQQIVIDNIASLAAEVGTAKQQFTAPKHDQALESAMKEQFGVQVADAYTITDKQERYTKLDDIKQAAIGTLAGDSESEAYSNNVSELKEIYNELKYRTVRDSILSGKPRIDGRDLDTVRALDVQVGVLPFTHGSALFTRGETQALVTTTLGNSRDVNMIDSLGGTIRDHFMLHYNFPHFSVGETGREGIPKRREIGHGRLARRGVQAMLPDSERFPYVIRVVSEITESNGSSSMASVCGASLALMDAGVPMKAPVAGIAMGLVKEGERFAVLSDILGDEDHLGDMDFKVAGSKDGITALQMDIKIEGITPDIMEQALKQAHAGRIHILDAMNKVLPASRTEINAHAPNYAVIEINPDKIREVIGKGGATIRQLTEETGAVIDIDDGGTIRIFGENKAATKAAISKIEALTAEVEVGKIYEGTVARIVDFGAFVNVLPNTDGLVHISQIAEERVENVSDYLKEGQVVKVFVQDVDNRGRIKLTMKGIEQS